In one Microbacterium invictum genomic region, the following are encoded:
- a CDS encoding cation-transporting ATPase, translated as MSKLSKLIGMAAKALDSQGGSTQGASSSSSDWRGIVRSAAGALTGDGRPAAGTAPATPSASPAPRSRPSTMPPVAGSPSRPSEADRAAIARYDYLMQTADPHQVEQIHREAFARLTPQQRQQIESRMRTEFPPSERPRSAAPEDLARAAGRAEALRPGRMRGLLGRVGGGAAMVGAGGLAVGVLGAVAGAAVVSSVAAPLLEQAAGFGVDFDALADGVDLTGLADGVDASSFAESAEGIVGGTGDVVSGFGDQVSSFGDQFGSLGDLFGR; from the coding sequence ATGAGCAAGCTCTCCAAACTCATCGGCATGGCAGCCAAGGCCCTGGACAGCCAGGGCGGCAGCACCCAGGGGGCGTCGTCCTCGTCGTCGGACTGGCGCGGCATCGTCCGCAGCGCCGCCGGTGCCCTGACCGGTGACGGCCGGCCCGCCGCCGGGACGGCACCTGCGACCCCGTCCGCGTCGCCGGCGCCGCGGAGCCGACCGTCGACCATGCCCCCGGTCGCCGGCTCGCCGTCCCGGCCGAGCGAGGCCGACCGCGCGGCGATCGCCCGCTACGACTACCTCATGCAGACGGCCGATCCGCACCAGGTCGAGCAGATCCATCGCGAGGCGTTCGCACGGCTGACCCCCCAGCAGCGGCAGCAGATCGAGTCGCGCATGCGGACCGAGTTCCCGCCGTCCGAGCGCCCGCGGTCGGCGGCCCCCGAGGATCTCGCCCGCGCGGCGGGACGCGCGGAGGCCCTGCGTCCGGGCCGCATGCGGGGGCTCCTCGGCCGCGTCGGCGGCGGTGCGGCGATGGTCGGGGCCGGCGGTCTCGCCGTCGGCGTCCTCGGGGCCGTGGCAGGGGCCGCGGTCGTCAGCTCGGTGGCCGCCCCGCTCCTCGAGCAGGCCGCCGGATTCGGCGTCGACTTCGATGCCCTCGCCGACGGCGTCGATCTCACCGGCCTCGCCGACGGCGTCGACGCCTCGAGCTTCGCCGAGAGCGCGGAGGGGATCGTCGGGGGCACCGGCGACGTCGTGTCGGGGTTCGGCGATCAGGTCTCGAGTTTCGGCGACCAGTTCGGCTCGCTCGGCGACCTGTTCGGGCGCTGA
- a CDS encoding lytic transglycosylase domain-containing protein, producing MRSTTTTTSARRARRAADRRSRRRPALVVAGLSFSVLAAIGITATAPTAAASTTTAFGPVTLASYSTSQASPLVSGEADGAAEGETAGIDATATDAAGQALAAAETIEADIQAAALDIGDADPTVDTAELEAALDRLESADILPAAFLPDIADDVTEAVAAVDQRVSQLRGSLDGALAKKAEEEAAEKARLEAEAAAAAAAAEAAALAESTSAGSSSGGGFIPTGGSTGGDNSPAGAQATARAMLGNYGWGDDQFSCLVSLWNKESGWNYQAYNRSSGAFGIPQALPGSKMASAGADWQTNAATQISWGLGYISGRYGTPCGAWSHSQSVGWY from the coding sequence ATGCGCTCCACCACGACGACCACCTCCGCCCGCCGCGCCCGTCGCGCCGCTGACCGGCGCTCTCGTCGCCGGCCCGCCCTCGTCGTCGCCGGCCTGAGCTTCTCGGTCCTCGCAGCGATCGGCATCACCGCGACCGCCCCGACCGCGGCCGCCTCGACGACCACCGCCTTCGGGCCGGTCACCCTCGCCTCCTACTCGACCTCCCAGGCCTCGCCGCTCGTCTCGGGCGAAGCGGACGGAGCCGCCGAGGGCGAGACGGCCGGTATCGACGCCACGGCGACCGACGCGGCCGGCCAGGCCCTCGCGGCCGCTGAGACGATCGAGGCCGACATCCAGGCCGCCGCCCTCGACATCGGCGACGCCGATCCCACGGTCGACACCGCGGAGCTCGAGGCGGCCCTCGATCGACTCGAGTCCGCCGACATCCTTCCCGCCGCGTTCCTCCCCGACATCGCCGACGACGTCACCGAGGCCGTGGCCGCGGTCGATCAGCGGGTCAGCCAGCTGCGCGGCAGCCTCGACGGCGCTCTGGCGAAGAAGGCTGAGGAAGAGGCCGCCGAGAAGGCGCGCCTCGAGGCCGAAGCCGCGGCCGCCGCGGCAGCCGCGGAGGCCGCAGCCCTGGCGGAGAGCACCTCGGCCGGCAGCAGCAGCGGTGGCGGATTCATCCCGACCGGCGGCAGCACCGGCGGCGACAACAGCCCCGCGGGTGCGCAGGCGACCGCCCGCGCGATGCTCGGGAACTATGGCTGGGGCGACGACCAGTTCTCGTGCCTGGTGTCGCTGTGGAACAAGGAGTCGGGCTGGAACTACCAGGCCTACAACCGCTCGAGCGGCGCGTTCGGCATCCCTCAGGCCCTCCCCGGCAGCAAGATGGCCTCGGCCGGCGCCGACTGGCAGACCAACGCTGCGACGCAGATCTCGTGGGGCCTCGGCTACATCTCGGGCCGCTACGGCACCCCCTGCGGCGCATGGAGCCACTCGCAGTCGGTCGGCTGGTACTGA
- a CDS encoding NUDIX hydrolase codes for MTPAPAADAARQALRDLVRAAAVDPRRGLGDRVAGLPGVADARDAAVLILFGILDAEPSAAGDSAVADEVDTVSRDLDVLLLARALTLRSHPGQIAFPGGRVDDDDDGPVGAALREAQEETGLDPDGVEVLGTLGQIPLEYSRHLVTPVIGWWRRPSPVRVVDEAESAHVFRAPVADLLDPANRGVTVIRREGREWRGPGFLVRDGAREHLVWGFTGMLLDGVFDSLGWTRPWDASRELPLLLPEEASRPSPAAG; via the coding sequence GTGACTCCAGCTCCGGCGGCGGACGCCGCGCGACAGGCTCTTCGCGACCTCGTCCGCGCCGCTGCGGTCGACCCACGACGCGGCCTGGGCGACCGGGTGGCGGGGCTTCCCGGGGTCGCGGACGCACGCGACGCGGCCGTGCTGATCCTCTTCGGAATCCTCGACGCCGAGCCGAGCGCCGCGGGTGACAGCGCCGTGGCCGACGAGGTCGACACCGTCTCGCGCGACCTGGACGTCCTGCTCCTCGCCCGGGCGCTCACCCTCCGCTCGCATCCGGGGCAGATCGCCTTCCCCGGCGGACGCGTGGACGATGACGACGACGGGCCCGTCGGCGCGGCCCTGCGCGAAGCGCAGGAGGAGACCGGTCTCGACCCCGACGGAGTCGAGGTCCTCGGCACGCTCGGACAGATTCCGCTGGAGTACTCCCGGCATCTCGTCACGCCCGTCATCGGATGGTGGCGCCGCCCGTCCCCGGTGCGGGTGGTCGACGAGGCCGAGTCGGCGCACGTCTTCCGGGCGCCGGTCGCCGACCTTCTCGACCCGGCCAACCGCGGGGTGACCGTCATCCGTCGCGAGGGCCGCGAGTGGCGCGGGCCGGGCTTCCTCGTCCGGGATGGCGCGCGCGAGCACCTGGTCTGGGGCTTCACGGGAATGCTGCTGGACGGCGTGTTCGACAGCCTCGGCTGGACGCGTCCCTGGGATGCCTCGCGAGAGCTCCCCCTGCTGCTGCCCGAGGAGGCTAGCCGCCCATCTCCGGCAGCGGGGTGA
- a CDS encoding helix-turn-helix transcriptional regulator, whose protein sequence is MPTLASSPRMVGRGDELGALLRALDDGRDGTPRSVIVRGEAGIGKTRLIQEFVREAGRRERPDLPVVVAVGQCVDLGPIGAPFGPIRRVLRDLHAAVGTEALRHAAGSPAALATIAAFVPGVTAEIPSPEELIGQFAEAIEVVLENLSASRHLVVVIEDLQWADAATLALLKTFASTLRGRHLTIVATYRSDDIDRFHPLRPVLAELDRTRAIVRVEVLPLSPGEVAEQVSLLARVDPPETELRALIDRSGGIPFLVEELVDLGEAHLPDTLRELVLARYSRLDDTAQEIVRVMAAGGMHTEHDTLTAVAGHDERTLDQALRDAIDARVIVAEASGYTFRHALTQEAVHDEMLPSERVRVHRRFARHLTDHRGDAPEAVSAIAEHWLVARELGPAFDATVRALEQSRATFAPATSVKLAERLTELWGQVPDAAMRSGTTLAALHLSAAQDWHDLGDPDRALRAALEGLAAEPEDPIVRAALIRQKFVQEFNTHHDPQREELLEAISLLEGIDTDHARVLHSRILSNLALELGDGRAQDYLRRAIDLAEGAGDDAALAVALVNESWLHSDSDGDEVAALTPLERAIGLRVNPAVRAYVGAAYIDLLARLGRYDEAALVGERLFADAVRGGIERGAGGSIAMQIAHAQFCGGRPDEAKRYAQRARRLLDRPSRASVIRLLATHYSWNDQLTEREALLAAERAMIDEVRRAVPGKHDWWEVEAVDAVLLSSSGLRTTLDEKSRDPWVQRIDSIRHVIGEGHAAGARRYATVAAAMMVRALSPADVGGDASIDVSSLRRAIDGAMREWPRTGVTPVIIDVIDATLADADHRDAEERVRRWNEVVEKTQIGVIPVRHHQIARLSLAAALIDAGDRDTAATHLAAISADAPRLGVARIARWADHLADRAGLRRPTGRAVETSDDGGLTGLTPRERQVLELVAEGLTNAQIGARLYISPKTASVHVSAILAKVGAANRAEAAARFGRRSGSPHTV, encoded by the coding sequence ATGCCCACCCTCGCCTCGAGCCCTCGGATGGTCGGTCGTGGTGACGAACTCGGTGCGCTGCTGCGCGCCCTGGATGACGGCCGCGACGGCACACCTCGATCCGTCATCGTGCGTGGCGAGGCGGGCATCGGCAAGACCCGACTGATCCAGGAGTTCGTCAGGGAGGCCGGGCGCCGCGAGCGCCCCGATCTGCCGGTCGTGGTCGCCGTCGGTCAATGCGTCGATCTCGGTCCGATCGGCGCACCCTTCGGGCCCATCCGTCGGGTCCTGCGCGACCTCCACGCCGCTGTCGGAACCGAAGCGCTCCGCCATGCAGCGGGCTCGCCCGCCGCCCTGGCGACCATCGCCGCCTTCGTTCCCGGCGTCACCGCCGAGATCCCCTCGCCCGAAGAGCTGATCGGTCAGTTCGCCGAGGCCATCGAGGTGGTGCTGGAGAACCTGTCGGCCAGCCGGCACCTGGTGGTCGTGATCGAAGACCTTCAGTGGGCGGATGCGGCCACGCTGGCACTCCTGAAGACCTTCGCCAGCACCTTGCGCGGTCGGCACCTGACGATCGTGGCGACCTATCGCTCGGATGACATCGACCGCTTCCATCCCCTGCGTCCCGTCCTGGCCGAACTCGACCGGACGCGAGCGATCGTCCGGGTCGAGGTGCTGCCGTTGAGCCCCGGCGAGGTGGCAGAGCAGGTCAGCCTCCTCGCCCGGGTCGATCCTCCCGAGACCGAGCTGCGGGCCCTCATCGACCGCAGCGGCGGGATCCCCTTCCTCGTCGAGGAGCTCGTCGATCTCGGCGAGGCGCACCTCCCCGACACACTGCGCGAGCTCGTCCTCGCGCGATACAGCAGGCTTGACGACACCGCGCAGGAGATCGTGAGGGTGATGGCCGCGGGCGGCATGCACACCGAGCACGACACGCTGACCGCGGTGGCCGGGCACGACGAGCGGACCCTCGACCAGGCTCTCCGCGACGCGATCGATGCCCGCGTCATCGTCGCCGAGGCCTCCGGCTACACGTTCCGGCACGCGCTGACCCAGGAGGCCGTCCACGACGAGATGCTGCCCAGTGAGCGGGTTCGCGTGCACCGGCGCTTCGCCCGTCACCTCACCGACCATCGCGGCGACGCACCGGAAGCGGTGTCCGCGATCGCCGAGCACTGGCTCGTCGCGCGCGAACTCGGGCCGGCGTTCGACGCAACCGTGCGGGCGCTGGAGCAGTCACGCGCGACGTTCGCTCCCGCAACGTCGGTGAAGCTCGCCGAACGCTTGACGGAACTGTGGGGGCAGGTGCCCGATGCGGCGATGCGATCGGGCACGACGCTGGCGGCACTTCATCTCAGCGCCGCGCAGGACTGGCACGACCTGGGCGACCCCGATCGTGCGTTGCGAGCGGCGCTCGAGGGCCTCGCCGCGGAGCCCGAGGATCCGATCGTCCGCGCGGCGCTGATCCGCCAGAAGTTCGTGCAGGAGTTCAACACGCACCATGACCCGCAGCGCGAAGAACTGCTCGAGGCCATCAGCCTGCTCGAGGGGATCGACACCGACCACGCGCGTGTGTTGCACTCGCGCATCCTGTCGAATCTCGCGCTGGAGCTCGGCGACGGCAGGGCACAGGACTATCTGCGGCGGGCCATCGACCTCGCCGAGGGCGCCGGGGATGACGCCGCCCTGGCCGTCGCCCTGGTGAACGAGTCCTGGCTGCACTCCGACAGCGACGGCGACGAGGTCGCGGCGCTGACGCCGCTCGAGCGGGCGATCGGGCTCCGGGTCAATCCCGCGGTGCGGGCATACGTGGGCGCCGCATACATCGACCTGCTGGCCCGGCTGGGGCGTTATGACGAGGCGGCGCTCGTCGGAGAGCGTCTCTTCGCCGACGCCGTCCGCGGCGGGATCGAACGCGGCGCGGGGGGATCGATCGCCATGCAGATCGCCCACGCCCAGTTCTGCGGCGGACGACCGGACGAGGCGAAGCGGTACGCCCAGCGCGCACGACGACTCTTGGACAGACCCTCGCGCGCCTCCGTCATCCGCCTCCTCGCGACCCACTACTCCTGGAACGATCAGCTCACGGAGCGTGAAGCCCTGCTGGCCGCCGAGCGCGCCATGATCGACGAGGTCCGTCGAGCCGTTCCTGGGAAGCACGACTGGTGGGAGGTGGAGGCGGTCGACGCGGTCCTGCTGTCCTCGTCCGGGCTGCGGACGACACTCGACGAGAAGAGCCGAGATCCCTGGGTGCAGCGGATCGACAGCATCCGGCACGTCATCGGCGAAGGGCACGCCGCGGGGGCGCGGCGATACGCGACGGTCGCGGCAGCCATGATGGTGCGCGCACTGTCGCCTGCAGACGTCGGCGGCGACGCATCCATCGACGTCTCCTCGCTTCGCCGTGCGATCGACGGCGCGATGCGCGAGTGGCCGCGCACGGGCGTGACACCGGTGATCATCGACGTCATCGACGCCACGCTCGCCGACGCCGACCACCGCGATGCCGAGGAACGGGTGCGACGGTGGAACGAGGTCGTCGAGAAGACGCAGATCGGCGTCATCCCGGTGCGACACCATCAGATCGCCCGACTGAGCCTCGCCGCAGCGCTCATCGATGCCGGCGACCGCGATACCGCGGCGACGCACCTCGCAGCCATCTCCGCCGACGCCCCGCGGCTCGGGGTCGCGAGGATCGCACGCTGGGCGGATCATCTGGCCGATCGCGCGGGCCTTCGCCGACCCACCGGTCGCGCCGTGGAAACGTCGGACGACGGAGGTTTGACGGGTCTCACGCCCCGCGAGCGTCAGGTGCTCGAACTCGTCGCCGAAGGTCTGACCAATGCGCAGATCGGTGCACGCCTCTACATCAGTCCCAAGACGGCGTCGGTGCACGTCTCTGCGATCCTCGCGAAGGTGGGGGCGGCGAATCGCGCGGAGGCCGCTGCCCGATTCGGCCGGCGCTCGGGCTCCCCTCACACGGTGTGA